Proteins encoded within one genomic window of Dehalococcoidia bacterium:
- a CDS encoding 3-methyl-2-oxobutanoate hydroxymethyltransferase: MSRLTINDLQLMKNKGEKIAAGVCYDVQMTKIWERAGVDLLSVGDSVSRTFLGMEDDSEFSLDAMLLFGKAVARVAQRAVVNVDMPTVTCNAGPKAVEEAAKRIKSETLADMTKVDIRTQEEELFDDVLAVIGTGFPVYPQIGFDVWEPSHGSTKDFDHVMKWCNAVQDAGAVMIDLTNVSHEIYSAVANAIKVPVIGGQSGPEADGRIYVSYLLTGYRSDSIDKNDGTPSAAKYIYEIASDAVSKIHSGTW, encoded by the coding sequence TTGTCGCGATTAACAATTAATGATTTGCAATTAATGAAAAATAAAGGCGAGAAGATAGCAGCTGGTGTTTGCTACGACGTACAAATGACTAAAATTTGGGAACGTGCTGGCGTTGATCTTCTTTCTGTTGGTGATAGCGTCAGTCGAACTTTTCTTGGAATGGAAGATGATTCCGAATTTTCTTTAGATGCGATGCTTTTATTTGGTAAAGCTGTCGCTCGCGTTGCCCAAAGAGCAGTAGTAAATGTTGATATGCCTACTGTTACTTGTAATGCAGGGCCGAAAGCTGTTGAGGAGGCTGCAAAAAGAATCAAATCTGAAACTTTGGCTGATATGACAAAAGTGGATATTCGAACACAGGAAGAGGAACTTTTTGATGATGTTTTAGCCGTCATAGGTACGGGATTCCCTGTGTATCCTCAAATTGGATTTGATGTTTGGGAGCCATCACACGGTTCTACTAAAGATTTTGACCACGTAATGAAATGGTGTAATGCAGTTCAAGATGCAGGTGCGGTAATGATTGACCTGACTAACGTAAGCCATGAAATTTACTCTGCGGTTGCAAACGCTATAAAGGTTCCCGTAATTGGGGGACAATCGGGACCTGAGGCGGATGGCAGAATTTATGTAAGCTATTTATTAACAGGATACCGATCAGATTCTATTGATAAAAACGACGGGACCCCCAGCGCTGCGAAATATATCTACGAAATTGCTTCAGATGCCGTTTCAAAGATACACTCCGGAACTTGGTGA
- a CDS encoding amidohydrolase: MIIDSHGHYTTAPAGVQIFRATQITFMGNPVKHPVNVSDDEIRASLEKGQLKLQNERGTDIALFSPRASWMGHHFGGELISRYWTEINNDIIKRVCDLFPDRFIPVASLPQSPGVPPEKGVVQELERVVNEMGFVGCNLNPDPSGGFWSDPPLGDRYWYPLYEKLVELDVPAMIHGSGTCNPAFTTTGSHYMNVDNTGFVQIMDSDIYKDFPTIKFIMPHGGGAIPYQYARFKGLSIMSKRMPFDELLSKMYFDTAIYNQAATEFLIKTVGVDNVLFASEMIGGVQAEDPDTGRQYDDTKPYIDGIDWLTEADRRKLFEENVQVAYPRMKPYLEKIQ, from the coding sequence ATGATTATCGATTCCCATGGCCATTACACAACGGCCCCTGCAGGTGTACAGATTTTTCGAGCTACACAGATTACATTTATGGGCAACCCTGTAAAGCATCCTGTTAATGTTTCGGACGATGAAATTCGTGCGTCACTCGAGAAGGGTCAATTAAAGCTTCAGAATGAAAGAGGTACTGATATTGCGCTTTTTTCTCCAAGAGCGTCTTGGATGGGTCATCATTTTGGAGGAGAATTAATTAGTAGATATTGGACAGAAATTAATAATGACATCATTAAGAGAGTTTGTGATTTATTCCCTGATCGATTTATACCAGTAGCATCCTTACCTCAATCCCCCGGCGTTCCGCCTGAAAAAGGGGTCGTACAAGAACTGGAGCGAGTGGTTAACGAGATGGGCTTTGTTGGATGCAATCTAAACCCTGACCCATCAGGGGGGTTTTGGTCTGATCCTCCTTTAGGAGACCGTTATTGGTACCCACTTTACGAGAAGTTAGTTGAATTAGATGTCCCCGCAATGATCCATGGGTCGGGTACTTGTAACCCCGCATTTACGACAACGGGCTCACATTATATGAATGTGGACAATACTGGATTTGTGCAAATAATGGATTCAGATATATATAAAGATTTTCCTACGATCAAATTTATTATGCCTCACGGCGGCGGTGCAATCCCTTATCAATATGCCCGTTTCAAAGGTCTAAGCATAATGAGTAAAAGAATGCCTTTCGATGAACTATTAAGCAAAATGTATTTTGATACGGCAATTTACAATCAGGCCGCCACAGAATTTTTAATCAAAACTGTAGGTGTGGACAATGTGCTGTTTGCTTCTGAAATGATTGGCGGAGTCCAAGCTGAAGATCCAGATACTGGAAGGCAGTACGATGATACAAAACCTTATATCGATGGCATCGATTGGCTAACGGAAGCGGATCGTCGGAAATTATTTGAAGAGAATGTTCAGGTAGCCTACCCGCGAATGAAGCCGTATTTGGAGAAAATCCAATAG
- a CDS encoding Rieske 2Fe-2S domain-containing protein: MLTQEQNELLTQVGKGTPMGELLRRYWHPIAAAAELNEKPTKPVRLLGEDLVLYKDKSGEIGLIDRFCPHRRVDLSYGIPEENGLRCMYHGWMLNKEGQCIEQPFEETVRPDGRFKEKVNVVAYPVEELGGLLFAYLGPSPAPLVPRWDLFVTEHAWRDIGFTILPCNWVQCQENSTDPVHAEWLHGVYGLYLAQKTGAEVPPWRVAMARPHQKIGFEKFAHGVFKKRVVEGTSEEDDIWKVGHPWVFPNILRSTTGTTSTEFQIRVPIDDYNTLHVVYTRYQFPSEVDVPPQEVVPYYEIPLYINGELNLEVPLPQDFMAWVTQGPVTNRTIERLGESDIGVIQFRQMLFEAIDVVKDGGDPMNVFRIPEENECIMMTQESVYYTPDRNQARMIYHGHQRYNPKIEEIIGMFPK, encoded by the coding sequence ATGCTAACTCAAGAACAAAACGAATTACTAACTCAGGTTGGAAAAGGTACTCCAATGGGGGAGTTACTTCGGCGTTATTGGCATCCTATAGCTGCGGCAGCTGAATTGAATGAAAAACCAACTAAACCGGTTAGGCTACTTGGTGAGGACCTTGTTCTGTACAAAGACAAATCTGGGGAAATAGGGCTCATTGATAGGTTTTGTCCTCACCGGCGTGTAGATCTTTCTTATGGAATACCTGAAGAGAATGGCCTCCGATGTATGTATCACGGATGGATGTTAAACAAAGAGGGTCAATGCATTGAACAACCATTCGAAGAAACAGTAAGGCCTGACGGCAGATTTAAAGAAAAAGTCAATGTAGTTGCCTATCCGGTAGAAGAATTAGGTGGATTGCTATTTGCCTATTTAGGGCCTTCCCCAGCACCCCTTGTTCCCCGATGGGATCTTTTTGTTACAGAACATGCATGGCGGGATATAGGATTCACTATACTCCCATGCAATTGGGTTCAATGCCAAGAGAACTCTACCGACCCTGTTCATGCAGAATGGTTGCATGGCGTCTACGGTCTTTATTTAGCTCAAAAAACAGGGGCCGAAGTCCCCCCATGGAGAGTCGCAATGGCTCGTCCTCATCAAAAGATTGGTTTTGAGAAATTTGCCCATGGGGTATTCAAAAAACGTGTTGTTGAAGGCACATCTGAGGAAGATGATATTTGGAAAGTGGGGCATCCTTGGGTTTTTCCAAATATTTTGCGCTCCACTACAGGAACTACCAGCACAGAATTTCAGATTAGAGTTCCGATTGATGATTACAATACCCTCCATGTCGTGTATACACGATATCAATTCCCCTCTGAAGTGGATGTACCTCCCCAAGAAGTAGTTCCTTACTACGAAATTCCTTTATACATCAATGGAGAGCTCAATCTTGAGGTTCCGCTGCCTCAAGACTTCATGGCATGGGTGACACAGGGACCAGTGACAAATAGAACAATTGAAAGGCTGGGTGAATCAGATATAGGAGTAATACAGTTCCGGCAAATGCTATTTGAAGCGATTGACGTAGTAAAAGACGGGGGTGACCCCATGAATGTGTTTCGAATTCCAGAAGAAAACGAATGCATCATGATGACTCAAGAAAGCGTTTATTACACTCCAGATAGAAATCAAGCTAGGATGATTTACCATGGGCATCAAAGGTACAATCCTAAAATTGAAGAAATTATAGGAATGTTCCCTAAATAA
- a CDS encoding isochorismatase family protein → MTKYGFEDHCWQDVISPEDLYLYRHYERDLYIGERPALLAIDLYNMAYQGGAGAIHEIAEKFPSACGDFAWNAIDPTKQLFSMMRSRGLPVFYTTGEDRQESRPNKVRATNRQSTNTSENPFEIFDSFSPEPEDTIIYKQRASGFYGTPLMAHLTQAGIDTVIVCGESTSGCVRASVADAYSNGLHVVIAEECVFDRGLLSHKINLFDMHHKYADVMHLDEIAERLEVFPEI, encoded by the coding sequence ATGACTAAATACGGCTTTGAGGATCATTGTTGGCAAGATGTAATTAGCCCAGAAGACTTATATTTATATCGTCATTATGAGAGAGATTTGTATATAGGTGAACGACCTGCGCTTTTGGCGATAGATCTCTACAACATGGCCTATCAAGGAGGGGCGGGTGCAATACATGAAATTGCAGAGAAATTTCCCAGCGCATGCGGGGATTTTGCTTGGAATGCTATAGATCCTACTAAACAGCTTTTTTCAATGATGAGATCTCGAGGGCTTCCTGTTTTTTACACTACAGGAGAGGATCGCCAGGAATCTAGGCCAAACAAAGTACGCGCTACTAATCGGCAATCGACAAATACAAGTGAAAACCCTTTTGAAATTTTTGACTCGTTTAGTCCTGAACCAGAAGACACAATTATTTATAAGCAAAGAGCAAGCGGATTTTATGGCACTCCTTTAATGGCTCACTTAACCCAAGCTGGCATTGATACAGTGATTGTCTGCGGTGAGAGTACAAGTGGTTGCGTGAGAGCTTCAGTAGCGGATGCTTATTCGAACGGCTTGCACGTTGTGATTGCTGAGGAATGTGTATTTGATCGAGGACTGCTTTCACACAAAATTAATTTATTTGATATGCATCATAAATATGCGGACGTAATGCACTTAGACGAAATTGCTGAACGGCTAGAAGTATTTCCAGAAATATAA
- a CDS encoding Rieske 2Fe-2S domain-containing protein — protein MLTQDMNDRIARVGPGTPGGELFRRYWLPFMPSAKLDEDPVQPVRLLGEDLTCYKDKSGNVGLIGQRCLHRAVDLRYGIPDENGLRCPYHGWLYDSQGSCIEAPLEARPDMFKDRIKLSGYPVKEMGGLLFAYMGPNPAPLLPPWDLFVWPNSVRQIGYAVLNANWLQCQENTGDPAHGVYLHGHLFEYSLQKMGDTDRLERMSKNFHNAAHGIKDLYVHETEYGMEKGILYSKELGAAEDKKTRHSTVIFPFYTEQNAAGAPWSEFQIRVPIDDEHTYHINYNCYAAPPGVEAPKQDFVPYYEVPVWDEDGKPILDCILNQDFVGWWSQGPLTDRTAENLGRTDIPVVFLRKQIDENIKIVEDGGDPMNVFRDPTQMGDILYGGGAPAETWTDPNWAKNSVELNRNTRAQYHKGGATWESDRYGPAIPLVGELHRRMEEAVEQAKS, from the coding sequence ATGCTAACCCAAGACATGAATGATCGTATTGCGCGTGTTGGCCCCGGAACACCCGGGGGGGAACTTTTCAGGCGCTACTGGCTCCCGTTTATGCCATCTGCCAAGCTGGATGAAGACCCTGTGCAACCAGTAAGGCTTCTCGGAGAAGATCTCACGTGCTACAAAGATAAATCAGGGAATGTAGGGCTTATCGGCCAAAGATGTCTACATAGGGCTGTAGATTTACGTTACGGTATTCCCGACGAAAATGGACTTCGGTGCCCTTACCACGGATGGCTTTATGACTCACAAGGTTCATGCATAGAAGCCCCATTAGAAGCACGACCCGATATGTTCAAAGACCGAATAAAGCTTTCAGGATATCCCGTTAAAGAAATGGGCGGCCTGCTATTTGCTTATATGGGGCCAAATCCAGCTCCATTGCTACCGCCTTGGGATTTATTTGTGTGGCCCAATTCTGTAAGACAAATTGGCTACGCCGTCTTAAACGCAAATTGGCTACAATGCCAAGAAAATACAGGTGATCCTGCACATGGGGTTTACTTGCATGGCCATTTATTCGAATACTCACTGCAAAAAATGGGTGATACTGATCGCTTAGAACGCATGAGTAAGAATTTTCACAATGCTGCGCATGGCATTAAAGATCTATACGTACATGAAACTGAGTACGGGATGGAAAAAGGAATACTCTACTCCAAAGAGCTAGGCGCTGCTGAAGATAAAAAAACTCGGCACTCTACGGTCATTTTCCCCTTCTATACTGAGCAAAATGCTGCAGGGGCTCCATGGAGTGAATTTCAAATCCGAGTACCTATTGATGATGAACACACATACCACATAAATTATAACTGCTACGCTGCTCCTCCTGGTGTTGAAGCACCAAAGCAAGATTTTGTTCCTTATTATGAAGTCCCCGTTTGGGATGAAGACGGAAAGCCAATTCTCGATTGTATCCTCAATCAAGATTTTGTTGGATGGTGGTCTCAAGGACCGCTGACTGATCGAACTGCAGAAAATCTTGGGAGGACTGATATCCCCGTAGTCTTTTTACGCAAACAAATTGACGAAAACATTAAGATTGTTGAAGACGGTGGAGATCCTATGAATGTTTTCAGGGATCCTACTCAAATGGGGGATATTTTGTACGGAGGAGGTGCACCAGCTGAAACGTGGACTGATCCCAATTGGGCTAAAAACAGCGTCGAGCTGAATCGCAACACGCGAGCCCAATATCACAAAGGCGGAGCTACGTGGGAATCAGATAGGTATGGACCAGCTATCCCTCTTGTGGGAGAACTCCATCGAAGAATGGAAGAGGCAGTAGAACAAGCTAAATCATAA
- a CDS encoding cysteine desulfurase codes for MLSEFIYLDNAATTPMSALAVAAMNPYLYEEYGNPSSLYSLGQSARRGLDQARNRCARVLGSRPSEIVFTSGGTESDNAATMGVAFAQKKIGMHIVTTAIEHHALLHATKLLELLGYEVTYIKPEANGLISPDSVLSAIREDTVLVSVMLANNEIGTIQPIKKISDVIRQKADELQHSIYFHTDAVQAPGALSINVDDLGVDLMSLSAHKFHGPKGVGLLYIRQGTPFVPTQAGGAQERERRAGTENVAGIVAMSVALEEAEYRRVENSKKCVALRDKLFASLCERIEGVHINGTLEHRLPNNVNISFEGIESEPLLMALDLEGIYASSGSACSAGSLEPSHVLRAMKITDERSRASLRLSLSPNTTEEEIDKVVGVLSDQVKRIRKLM; via the coding sequence ATTTTGAGTGAATTTATTTACTTAGATAATGCTGCTACTACTCCCATGTCTGCTTTAGCCGTAGCAGCAATGAATCCATATCTTTATGAAGAGTACGGTAATCCTTCTAGCCTGTATTCGTTAGGCCAAAGCGCTAGGCGTGGACTTGATCAAGCAAGGAATAGGTGTGCCAGAGTATTAGGATCTCGTCCGAGTGAAATTGTTTTTACTAGTGGTGGGACTGAATCAGATAACGCAGCCACTATGGGTGTCGCGTTTGCCCAAAAAAAAATTGGCATGCACATTGTCACAACTGCAATAGAACACCATGCCCTCTTACATGCTACAAAGTTACTAGAGCTACTAGGCTATGAAGTCACTTACATAAAACCAGAAGCTAACGGGTTAATCTCACCAGATTCTGTATTAAGCGCAATACGTGAAGACACTGTTTTGGTAAGCGTAATGCTCGCAAATAATGAAATAGGAACTATTCAACCTATTAAGAAAATATCAGATGTAATTCGCCAAAAAGCAGATGAATTGCAGCATTCAATCTACTTCCACACAGATGCTGTGCAGGCACCGGGGGCACTATCCATTAATGTGGATGATCTCGGCGTAGACCTTATGAGCTTATCCGCTCATAAATTCCATGGTCCTAAAGGCGTAGGGCTGCTTTATATACGCCAAGGCACACCATTTGTACCAACACAGGCAGGTGGTGCACAAGAGCGTGAGAGGCGAGCAGGTACTGAAAATGTGGCAGGAATAGTAGCTATGAGCGTTGCACTTGAGGAAGCAGAATACCGCCGCGTGGAGAATTCTAAAAAATGTGTTGCACTGAGAGATAAATTATTTGCTAGTTTATGTGAAAGAATTGAAGGCGTACATATCAACGGTACTCTGGAGCACCGGCTACCCAATAACGTTAATATTTCTTTCGAAGGAATCGAATCAGAGCCTTTGTTAATGGCACTAGACCTTGAAGGTATTTATGCGTCTTCTGGTAGTGCGTGTAGTGCAGGATCACTAGAGCCTTCTCATGTTTTGCGAGCAATGAAAATTACTGATGAGCGTTCGCGAGCAAGTTTGCGACTCAGCCTAAGCCCCAATACTACTGAGGAAGAAATTGACAAAGTAGTAGGCGTATTATCTGATCAAGTAAAGCGCATCCGTAAATTGATGTAA
- a CDS encoding nucleotidyltransferase family protein, translating to MEKPTTALILAGGKGERLRPLTDNRPKPMVLVNGKPIIQYQLEWLRDNSINKAFLLTGYLHNVINDYFASQPVNGLDVRCIKEKSPLGRGGAFKHGYYEAGLNDSLVYASNGDIYTNISFDDLCAVHSNEQAMATIALTPMVSQYGVVDTNEDTVTGFREKPLLPYWINSGAYLLNKETIELFPDIGDHETKVFPDLAQEGKLAALKSHAFWRSLETIKDLDIIGEFLNTNQN from the coding sequence ATGGAAAAACCTACTACAGCATTAATTCTTGCAGGCGGAAAAGGTGAACGATTACGCCCGCTTACGGACAACAGGCCCAAGCCGATGGTTTTGGTCAATGGAAAGCCGATTATTCAGTATCAGCTCGAGTGGCTGCGTGATAACAGTATAAATAAAGCCTTTTTGCTGACTGGGTACCTCCATAATGTCATAAACGATTACTTTGCTTCCCAGCCAGTAAACGGCCTTGATGTACGGTGCATTAAAGAAAAGTCTCCTTTAGGGAGAGGGGGTGCCTTTAAGCATGGCTACTACGAAGCAGGGTTAAATGATTCTTTGGTATATGCAAGTAACGGTGATATTTACACTAATATTTCATTTGATGATCTCTGTGCTGTTCATAGCAACGAACAAGCAATGGCCACTATTGCACTAACTCCTATGGTCAGCCAGTACGGCGTCGTTGATACGAACGAGGATACAGTTACAGGATTTAGAGAAAAACCACTACTTCCTTACTGGATAAATAGTGGTGCCTATTTATTGAATAAAGAAACAATTGAGCTTTTCCCAGATATAGGTGATCACGAAACCAAAGTATTTCCCGATTTGGCACAGGAAGGGAAATTGGCAGCTCTGAAAAGCCATGCATTTTGGCGTTCATTAGAAACTATAAAAGACTTAGACATCATCGGAGAGTTCTTAAATACAAATCAAAATTGA